One Littorina saxatilis isolate snail1 linkage group LG1, US_GU_Lsax_2.0, whole genome shotgun sequence genomic window carries:
- the LOC138976490 gene encoding proteasome subunit alpha type-4-like isoform X1, whose amino-acid sequence MLTSWLVQGNDPRALNLASLLTKQVNEKSSVFLLSFWGDGDSGTYSQEKEMNGPAEMKDKLGSSSPSPRSRIALPLLNNQTKGIKDASKRIRNSSSSSTSNNSSDVLDSHRKAKLYGRRELKIDEKGNNLPWFVNETWRNPDEVHHVVFVKVHKAASTTVFNGFIRFAMSRDLNVMFPNRSWILSQKNPGLGKLAPHPKSPPFLFDILCNHVLFNHKLVKPYFPLDTQYVGIVRDPWEQARRYDSRTTIFSPEGRLYQVEYAMEAIGHAGTCLGILAKDGIVLAAERRNTNKLLDEVSYSEKIYKLSEDMACSVAGITSDANVLTNELRLIAQRYLLQYQEPIPCEQVVATLCDIKQAYTQFGGKRPFGVSILYVGWDRHYGFQLYQSDPSGNYGGWKATCIGNNSANAVSLLKQEFKDSDASLDEALNLAVKVLSKSLDVTKLTPDKVEIATLTRQNGRTVIDVLKDKRVEALIKVHEEEEAKADAQKKKEQEKKK is encoded by the exons ATGCTGACGTCATGGCTCGTACAAGGCAATGATCCACGAGCCTTGAACCTTGCGTCTCTGCTGACGAAACAAGTCAATGAAAAGTCCTCGGTCTTCCTGTTATCCTTCTGGGGAGATGGTGACTCTGGCACTTACAGCCAGGAGAAGGAAATGAACGGTCCAGCTGAAATGAAAGATAAGCTTggctcctcctccccctctccaCGTTCGAGGATTGCTTTGCCTCTGCTAAATAATCAGACTAAGGGCATTAAGGACGCCTCGAAGAGAATTCGtaactcctcctcctcttcaacTTCGAACAATTCGTCTGATGTGCTTGACAGCCACAGGAAGGCTAAGCTCTATGGTAGGAGAGAGTTGAAAATCGATGAAAAGGGGAATAACCTTCCATGGTTCGTCAACGAAACGTGGCGAAATCCGGATGAAGTCCATCACGTTGTTTTTGTTAAG GTACACAAAGCGGCCAGTACTACTGTCTTCAACGGCTTCATTCGCTTCGCCATGTCACGTGATCTCAACGTCATGTTTCCCAATCGCTCATGGATCCTCTCGCAAAAGAACCCAGGCCTAGGAAAGCTGGCTCCTCATCCCAAgtcccccccctttctcttcgACATTCTGTGCAACCACGTCCTGTTCAACCACAAGCTTGTCAAGCCTTACTTCCCCCTGGATACCCAGTACGTCGGCATCGTGCGGGACCCGTGGGAACAG GCTCGACGATACGATTCAAGAACAACCATTTTTTCGCCTGAAG GGCGGTTGTACCAAGTGGAGTATGCCATGGAAGCCATTGGGCATGCAGGCACATGTCTGGGCATTTTGGCAAAGGATGGTATCGTTCTGGCAGCTGAGCGACGcaacacaaacaaacttctTGACGAGGTGTCATACTCAGAAAAAATCTACAAACTGAGCGA GGATATGGCCTGCAGTGTGGCTGGGATCACATCCGATGCCAACGTTCTCACAAATGAACTCCGTCTTATTGCCCAAAG GTATCTTCTGCAGTATCAGGAGCCCATCCCGTGTGAACAAGTAGTGGCCACTTTGTGTGACATCAAACAGGCCTACACACAGTTTGGTG GCAAACGACCATTTGGGGTGTCCATTCTCTACGTAGGCTGGGACAGACACTACGGCTTTCAGCTTTACCAGAGCGACCCCAGCGGTAACTACGGAGGTTGGAAAGCAACCTGCATTGGCAACAACAGTGCT AATGCAGTGTCGCTGCTGAAGCAGGAGTTCAAGGACAGCGATGCCAGCCTGGACGAGGCGCTCAACCTGGCCGTCAAGGTGCTCAGTAAATCACTGGACGTCACCAAGCTCACGCCAGACAAAG TGGAGATTGCGACGCTGACCCGGCAAAACGGGCGGACGGTGATCGACGTGCTGAAGGACAAGAGGGTGGAGGCGCTCATCAAGGTgcacgaggaggaggaggccaAGGCAGACgcccagaagaagaaggagcaggagaagaagaaataa
- the LOC138976490 gene encoding galactose-3-O-sulfotransferase 2-like isoform X2, with protein sequence MLTSWLVQGNDPRALNLASLLTKQVNEKSSVFLLSFWGDGDSGTYSQEKEMNGPAEMKDKLGSSSPSPRSRIALPLLNNQTKGIKDASKRIRNSSSSSTSNNSSDVLDSHRKAKLYGRRELKIDEKGNNLPWFVNETWRNPDEVHHVVFVKVHKAASTTVFNGFIRFAMSRDLNVMFPNRSWILSQKNPGLGKLAPHPKSPPFLFDILCNHVLFNHKLVKPYFPLDTQYVGIVRDPWEQVKSAFNYYTDVFRAPYLKNAASFKDFILRQPELEPSNPLSSYTNNRMSLDLGLPPDEVTNASYVKPFVRHLDDVFDLMLLADRFDESMVLLRRTFRWTMKDVVFLKLNSHKAKVKDYFQPDAQTTRRFEQFAKFDVAVFRYFEKVFHKKIAAGGNDFFDELQIFTKLVQQVSEFCNKAQSHVGSLVAPANKWSKEFSIRRAECKILKVPEPTLNRVIRNQQLARLCPHKSVCVKNWG encoded by the exons ATGCTGACGTCATGGCTCGTACAAGGCAATGATCCACGAGCCTTGAACCTTGCGTCTCTGCTGACGAAACAAGTCAATGAAAAGTCCTCGGTCTTCCTGTTATCCTTCTGGGGAGATGGTGACTCTGGCACTTACAGCCAGGAGAAGGAAATGAACGGTCCAGCTGAAATGAAAGATAAGCTTggctcctcctccccctctccaCGTTCGAGGATTGCTTTGCCTCTGCTAAATAATCAGACTAAGGGCATTAAGGACGCCTCGAAGAGAATTCGtaactcctcctcctcttcaacTTCGAACAATTCGTCTGATGTGCTTGACAGCCACAGGAAGGCTAAGCTCTATGGTAGGAGAGAGTTGAAAATCGATGAAAAGGGGAATAACCTTCCATGGTTCGTCAACGAAACGTGGCGAAATCCGGATGAAGTCCATCACGTTGTTTTTGTTAAG GTACACAAAGCGGCCAGTACTACTGTCTTCAACGGCTTCATTCGCTTCGCCATGTCACGTGATCTCAACGTCATGTTTCCCAATCGCTCATGGATCCTCTCGCAAAAGAACCCAGGCCTAGGAAAGCTGGCTCCTCATCCCAAgtcccccccctttctcttcgACATTCTGTGCAACCACGTCCTGTTCAACCACAAGCTTGTCAAGCCTTACTTCCCCCTGGATACCCAGTACGTCGGCATCGTGCGGGACCCGTGGGAACAG GTGAAGTCTGCTTTCAATTATTACACTGACGTGTTCCGTGCACCGTACTTGAAGAACGCCGCTAGTTTTAAGGACTTCATTCTACGCCAGCCCGAGTTGGAGCCATCAAACCCGCTATCTTCGTACACCAACAACCGCATGAGTCTGGACCTGGGTCTGCCCCCGGATGAAGTCACCAACGCCTCTTACGTCAAACCCTTTGTACGTCATCTCGACGACGTCTTTGACCTGATGCTATTGGCGGATCGATTTGATGAGTCCATGGTGCTGCTGAGGAGGACTTTCCGCTGGACGATGAAGGACGTCGTGTTCCTCAAGCTGAACAGTCACAAGGCTAAGGTCAAGGACTATTTTCAACCGGACGCTCAAACAACCCGACGCTTTGAACAATTCGCCAAGTTCGACGTGGCAGTTTTTCGGTACTTCGAGAAAGTCTTCCATAAGAAGATTGCTGCAGGAGGCAATGACTTCTTTGATGAGCTGCAAATATTTACTAAATTGGTGCAGCAGGTCTCAGAATTTTGTAACAAGGCCCAGTCGCATGTTGGCTCGTTGGTTGCTCCAGCTAACAAGTGGAGCAAAGAATTCTCCATCAGGCGTGCGGAGTGTAAGATTTTGAAGGTGCCAGAACCCACTTTGAACAGAGTCATCAGGAACCAGCAGCTTGCCAGGTTGTGTCCCCATAAGAGTGTCTGTGTAAAGAATTGGGGTTAA